TTATTATGGTTATGCAAGACAGGATAGAAAGTCAAAACCGAGAGAACCGATCACTTCAAAACTTGTTGCCAATTTACTAACAAAAGCGGGAGTGAATAGAGTAGTAACTATGGATTTACATGCGGATCAAATACAAGGATTTTTTGATATCCCTGTGGATCATATGCAAGCTTTACCTTTAATGGCAAAATATTTTAAAGGGAAAGGGTTTTATGGAGATAAGGTTGTAGTTGTATCTCCTGATATTGGTGGAGTAAAAAGAGCCAGAAAACTTGCAGAAAAACTGGATTGTAAAATAGCGATTATTGATAAGAGAAGACCGAAACCAAATATGTCTGAAGTAATGAATTTAATTGGAGAGGTTGAGGGAAAGATTGCGATATTTATAGATGATATGATTGATACAGCAGGAACTATAACAAATGGAGCAGATGCTATCTTAGCAAGAGGAGCTATTGAAGCCTATGCTTGTTGTTCACATGCGGTATTTTCAGATCCGGCTGTTGAGAGATTGCAAAAAAGTGGATTGAAGGAAATCGTAGTGACTGACTCTATTTGTCTACCTGAATATAAAAGGATAGATAAAGTAAAAATTATATCAGCAAACACAATTCTTGCTGATGCAATAGATAGAATAATAAATAATAAGTCTGTATCAGAGTTATTTGAATAAGGAAAATATGGAAATAAGAATAAAAAAGTTTGATGAATTATCTGAAGAAAGAAAAAAATATTTAGAGAAAGAAATTCTAAAGGGAGAGCTAATTATATATCCTACAGATACGGTTTATGGACTAGGAGCTATAATAACAAATGAAAAATCACTTGAAAAAATATATGAGGTAAAAACTAGAAATTTTTCATCACCTCTTATAGCTCTTGTGAGTTCTGTTAAATACATAGAAAAAATAGCTGTGTTAAATCAAAAAGAAAAAAAATTAGTTGAAGAGCTAGCCAAGAATTTTTGGCCAGGAGCCTTGACTATTATTCTAAATAAAAAAAGAGAAGTACCAAGTATAATGGTGTCCGGAGGGGATACAGTAGGAGTTAGAATTCCCAATTTAGATTTAGCTTTAGAGATTATTGAGTTAGCTGGGGGAATACTTGCCACAACAAGTGCTAATATTTCAGGAGAGGCAAGCCCTAGCTCTTATGAAGAATTGAGTCAAACTATAAAGGACAGAGTTGACCTTCTTATAGATGGAGGAAAATGTAAAATAGGTGAAGTATCAACAATAGTTGATTTAACAAAAGCAATACCTAAAATATTAAGAGAAGGGGCAATTAGTTCAAAAGAAATAGAAAAAATAATTGGAAGATTAGAGGTGTAAGAAATGAAGATGAGGGTTAATCCGGCAACAATGAACCCTATGGAAATGAATAATATGTCATCTATGATGGGAATGATGAATAGTATACAAAAAATAGGGAAGTCTAAAAGAAAATACTCTGTTAAATTAGAAAAGGATGATAAAAAACTCCTTGTGAAATTTATAAATGAAGCAAAGAAGCAATTTTCTGAAACAACATCAGGGGATCAATATGTTGGAGTTTATAATTTTCTGAATTATGTAGCTGATGTAGCAGCTAATAAAGATACTAAAGAGCTTAAAGTAAGTTTTGAAGAATATGAATTTTTGAAAAGAATGCTTATAGACTCTGTGAGAGCTATGGAAAAAATGCAGTTTTTTTGGTATCAATTTATAAGAAAAGGTATGGTAAAAATATTGTGCAAGCAATATAGAGAACTTTTGAAAAAATTTAATTAAAAAAGGGGCTGTTGTAATTACTTATGTTTCATTACAGTAGCCCTAATTTTTTTATATAAATATTCTTTTTACACGTCTTCCTAAAGATGTCATAATATCCCAAGTGCATAGTTCCGGGATATTTAAGGAATCTATAATATCAGTATTTAAAATAATTGCAGTATCTCCCACTTTTATATTTTCCCTTTTTTCTTTTGGAATATGTATCATAGTCATATCCATGCATATACTACCTATAATTGGACATTTAATATTATTTATTAAAACATAAGAACCTTTAGAAAGGTATTTTTTCATTCCGTCAGCATAACCTATAGGAAGGACAGCATAAGTTTCTCCGGCAGCTAACTTGAAAGTTCTGCCATAGGAAACAAAAGATGCTTCTAAGGTTTCTTTAATAAAAATAACTTTTGATTTAAGTGTAAATACATTTTTAAGTCTTTTATCCTTTGTATCGCCACTAAAGCCATACATGCCCAGTCCTAATCTCACTAGATTTCCAAATATATATTCGGAGAAATTTGTAACACCCGCACTATTTGAAATATGTATAAATTCAATATTATGATTATTTATTATATTTTTAAATTTTTCAATTTGTTCAAGAGTAAAGTCTTTAGATTCATCAGTCAGTAGATCAGTATCAGATAGATGTGAAAAAATTCCTTTTAAATTTAGCTTATTTTCTAAACAGAAATCTATAGCGAATTTTGCATCATTAATATTAAAGCCCAATCTAGTCATTCCTGTATCTATTTTTAAATGAATAGGAAGTTTTAAATTTTTATTTTTAATAAATTCTAAAGTTTCAAATGAGCTTACAGACAAATGAATATCCTTTTCTTTTTCTGCCTCTTTAAAATCTTCACTAAAAGAGGCACCTAAAACTAATATTTTACTCTCTATTCCTGCATTTCTAAGCTCCAATGCTTCTTCAAAATTAGCAACACCCAAAAACCCTACTCCTATATCATTTAAAATTTTTGCAATTTTTACAGCTCCCAGTCCATAGGCATTGGCTTTTACAACTCCCAAGACATCCTTATCATTAGATAATTTTTTTAACATTTTTACATTATATTTTAAATTTTCACTATTAATTTCAACCCAAGTTCTCATTCCTGCTCCTAAAATTTTTTATTTTAAAACAAGGGAAGCAAGCCCTTGTTTTTTAAGTGTTTAAATTATTTAAAAGGCTACTTAGAACCGAAATTTTCTAATTTCTTAATAGCACTATCTATAAAATTTTGAAAAACTTTTTGAGATATTGTATTAACATCATTTTTATTTACAGCAAGAAGAGAATAAATTTTTGAATTATCTTCCCAAGCTCCTTTTTGAGTAACTTTTTTCATTATTAAGTCCGTAGCATAAGTTGATAAATCTGAAATCACAGGAGAAACGACACTCTTTGAAAAAGCAT
The Fusobacterium russii ATCC 25533 genome window above contains:
- the alr gene encoding alanine racemase, producing MRTWVEINSENLKYNVKMLKKLSNDKDVLGVVKANAYGLGAVKIAKILNDIGVGFLGVANFEEALELRNAGIESKILVLGASFSEDFKEAEKEKDIHLSVSSFETLEFIKNKNLKLPIHLKIDTGMTRLGFNINDAKFAIDFCLENKLNLKGIFSHLSDTDLLTDESKDFTLEQIEKFKNIINNHNIEFIHISNSAGVTNFSEYIFGNLVRLGLGMYGFSGDTKDKRLKNVFTLKSKVIFIKETLEASFVSYGRTFKLAAGETYAVLPIGYADGMKKYLSKGSYVLINNIKCPIIGSICMDMTMIHIPKEKRENIKVGDTAIILNTDIIDSLNIPELCTWDIMTSLGRRVKRIFI
- a CDS encoding ribose-phosphate diphosphokinase; translated protein: MKSFSNVKIFAGNSNLELAKKIADRCGLELGKSEILRFKDGEIYIEIEETVRGRDVFVVQSTSEPVNENIMELLIFVDALKRASAKTINVIIPYYGYARQDRKSKPREPITSKLVANLLTKAGVNRVVTMDLHADQIQGFFDIPVDHMQALPLMAKYFKGKGFYGDKVVVVSPDIGGVKRARKLAEKLDCKIAIIDKRRPKPNMSEVMNLIGEVEGKIAIFIDDMIDTAGTITNGADAILARGAIEAYACCSHAVFSDPAVERLQKSGLKEIVVTDSICLPEYKRIDKVKIISANTILADAIDRIINNKSVSELFE
- a CDS encoding L-threonylcarbamoyladenylate synthase, with protein sequence MEIRIKKFDELSEERKKYLEKEILKGELIIYPTDTVYGLGAIITNEKSLEKIYEVKTRNFSSPLIALVSSVKYIEKIAVLNQKEKKLVEELAKNFWPGALTIILNKKREVPSIMVSGGDTVGVRIPNLDLALEIIELAGGILATTSANISGEASPSSYEELSQTIKDRVDLLIDGGKCKIGEVSTIVDLTKAIPKILREGAISSKEIEKIIGRLEV